In one Pseudomonas sp. 31-12 genomic region, the following are encoded:
- a CDS encoding aminopeptidase P family protein — protein MSTQPSINGSVSERLAQTRELMSREGIHALLVPSADPHLSEYLPGYWQGRQWLSGFHGSVGTLIVTPDFAGVWADSRYWEQATKELNGSGIELVKLQPGQPGPLDWLAEQTPEGGVVAVDGAVMAVASARTLGGKLEERGARLRTDIDLLSEVWSDRPTLPNEPIYQHLPPQATVSRGEKLAKLREALKDRGADWHFIATLDDIAWLFNLRGGDVSFNPVFVSFALISQEQATLFVALSKVDAELRAVLEKDGVTLRDYRDVADALRAVPSGASLQVDPARVTAGLLENLDSGVKLVEGLNPTTLAKSQKSLADAEHIRQAMEQDGAALCEFFTWLDSALGRERITELTIDEHLTAARTRRPGYVSLSFNTIAAFNANGAMPHYHATEEEHAVIEGDGLLLIDSGGQYLGGTTDITRMVPVGTPTDEQKRDCTRVLKGVIALSRAQFPRGILSPLLDSIARAPIWAESVDYGHGTGHGVGYFLNVHEGPQVIAYQAAAAPQTAMQPGMITSIEPGTYRPGRWGVRIENLVLNREAGKSEFGEFLKFETLTLCPIDTRCLEPSLLTLDEKQWFNAYHAEVRERLSPLLDGAALEWLNTRTAAI, from the coding sequence ATGAGTACGCAGCCTTCGATCAATGGATCGGTGTCCGAGCGCCTGGCGCAAACCCGCGAACTGATGAGCCGGGAGGGCATTCATGCCCTGTTGGTGCCGTCGGCCGATCCTCACCTGTCGGAATACCTGCCGGGCTATTGGCAAGGACGGCAGTGGCTGTCGGGCTTTCATGGTTCGGTCGGCACACTGATCGTGACCCCGGACTTTGCCGGCGTCTGGGCCGACAGCCGTTATTGGGAACAAGCGACCAAGGAACTCAACGGCAGCGGCATCGAACTGGTCAAGCTGCAACCGGGCCAGCCTGGCCCGCTGGACTGGCTGGCGGAGCAGACCCCTGAAGGCGGCGTGGTCGCGGTGGATGGCGCGGTAATGGCCGTTGCATCGGCCCGTACGCTGGGTGGCAAACTCGAAGAACGCGGCGCACGTCTGCGCACTGACATCGACCTGTTGAGCGAAGTCTGGAGCGACCGTCCGACGCTGCCGAACGAGCCGATCTATCAGCACTTGCCGCCTCAGGCGACCGTCAGCCGTGGTGAAAAACTCGCGAAGCTGCGTGAAGCCTTGAAAGATCGTGGCGCTGACTGGCACTTCATCGCCACTCTCGATGACATTGCCTGGCTGTTCAATCTGCGCGGCGGCGACGTGTCGTTCAACCCGGTGTTCGTTTCCTTTGCCTTGATCAGCCAGGAGCAGGCCACCCTGTTCGTGGCCCTGAGCAAAGTCGATGCCGAGCTGCGGGCGGTCCTCGAAAAAGACGGCGTGACCCTGCGCGATTACCGCGACGTGGCCGACGCCCTGCGCGCTGTGCCGAGCGGCGCGAGCCTGCAAGTCGATCCGGCGCGCGTGACCGCCGGTTTGCTGGAAAACCTGGACAGCGGCGTGAAACTGGTCGAAGGCCTGAACCCGACCACTCTGGCCAAATCACAGAAGAGCCTGGCCGATGCCGAGCACATTCGTCAGGCCATGGAGCAGGACGGAGCGGCGCTGTGCGAATTCTTCACCTGGCTGGACTCGGCGTTGGGTCGTGAACGCATCACCGAACTGACCATCGACGAACACCTGACGGCCGCGCGTACCCGACGCCCGGGTTATGTGTCGCTGAGCTTCAACACCATTGCCGCGTTCAACGCCAATGGCGCGATGCCGCACTACCACGCTACCGAAGAAGAACACGCGGTGATCGAGGGTGATGGTTTGTTGTTGATCGACTCCGGCGGTCAATACCTGGGCGGCACTACCGATATTACGCGGATGGTACCGGTCGGTACGCCGACGGATGAGCAGAAGCGCGATTGCACGCGGGTGCTCAAAGGCGTGATCGCCCTGTCCCGTGCGCAATTCCCTCGTGGCATTCTCTCGCCGCTGCTCGATTCGATTGCCCGAGCGCCGATCTGGGCTGAAAGCGTTGATTACGGACACGGCACCGGGCATGGCGTCGGCTATTTCCTCAACGTTCACGAAGGCCCGCAGGTCATTGCCTATCAGGCCGCTGCAGCACCGCAAACCGCGATGCAACCGGGCATGATCACGTCCATTGAACCGGGCACTTACCGTCCGGGCCGCTGGGGTGTGCGGATCGAGAACCTGGTGTTGAATCGCGAAGCGGGCAAGAGCGAATTCGGCGAGTTCCTGAAATTCGAAACCCTGACCCTGTGCCCGATCGACACCCGCTGCCTCGAACCGTCGCTGCTGACCCTGGACGAAAAGCAATGGTTCAACGCCTATCACGCCGAGGTGCGCGAGCGCCTGAGCCCGTTGCTGGATGGCGCGGCTCTTGAGTGG